One part of the Methanobacterium spitsbergense genome encodes these proteins:
- a CDS encoding class I SAM-dependent methyltransferase → MNKLYKELSNDWYRLLTPLEEYREEAEFFHKIFDRNLKPETMLELGCGSGHNAFYLKKWYDLTLVDMSENMLNLSRELNPECSHILGDMRTIQLDKKFDSIFIHDAIMYMNNEIDLKLALETAYAHLNHGGAALICPDFMKETFNSLTEHGGSDGPEKAVRYLLWQWDPDESDTQYNADYVYILRDANGKIKTEHERHILGLFERVKWVELIKNAGFESKTFKDQFGREIFYCKKSE, encoded by the coding sequence ATGAACAAACTCTACAAAGAACTTTCAAACGACTGGTACAGGCTGTTAACTCCGCTGGAGGAGTACAGGGAAGAAGCAGAATTTTTCCATAAAATATTTGATAGAAATTTAAAACCAGAAACCATGCTGGAATTGGGATGTGGCAGTGGACACAATGCATTTTATCTAAAGAAATGGTATGATCTAACATTAGTAGATATGTCAGAAAATATGCTCAACTTAAGCAGGGAATTAAACCCGGAATGCAGTCATATTTTAGGTGATATGCGTACCATACAATTGGATAAGAAATTTGATTCCATTTTTATACACGATGCAATCATGTACATGAACAATGAAATTGATCTCAAACTTGCATTGGAAACTGCATATGCACATCTAAATCATGGTGGAGCGGCATTAATCTGTCCGGACTTTATGAAAGAAACATTTAACAGTCTCACAGAACATGGTGGGAGTGATGGACCTGAAAAAGCAGTGAGATACCTGTTATGGCAGTGGGATCCTGATGAATCAGATACACAGTATAATGCAGACTATGTATACATACTCAGAGATGCAAACGGAAAAATAAAAACAGAACATGAAAGACATATATTAGGCCTGTTTGAACGGGTTAAGTGGGTAGAACTAATTAAAAATGCAGGATTTGAATCTAAAACTTTTAAAGACCAGTTTGGAAGGGAAATCTTCTACTGTAAAAAATCTGAATAA
- a CDS encoding response regulator, producing the protein MADIKILLVEDDKIEALGIKHILESLDYEVSIIKSHEEAIDEFFNIIPDFILMDTVQNGDNTANKLSSMIKKLNIPIIYLNAPFEESKTQNIGNKEPQEYINNPCDPIELKCAIELAIYKNQVENELNESEGRFRSLVENVEDVFVRYDLIT; encoded by the coding sequence ATGGCAGATATTAAAATTCTCCTGGTAGAAGATGACAAAATAGAGGCATTGGGTATTAAACATATACTGGAATCATTAGATTACGAAGTTTCTATAATTAAATCACATGAAGAAGCAATAGATGAATTCTTCAACATTATACCCGATTTTATTTTGATGGACACTGTCCAGAATGGAGATAATACCGCAAATAAACTTTCTTCTATGATTAAAAAATTGAATATACCCATTATTTATTTAAATGCTCCTTTTGAAGAATCTAAAACACAAAATATAGGAAATAAAGAACCTCAGGAATATATAAATAACCCATGCGATCCAATTGAACTAAAATGTGCTATTGAACTAGCAATTTATAAAAATCAAGTGGAAAACGAATTAAATGAAAGTGAGGGCAGGTTCAGGAGTTTAGTTGAAAATGTGGAAGATGTTTTTGTGCGTTATGACTTGATCACTTGA
- a CDS encoding ion channel, protein MDRHYRIIFEAILSILILLELLFLILISIGFVASITSTSVYTFGIWDVAIGILIIFDLVFFRIIKGDQGKDNFLRNNWAFIIAGIPLYFISFNLLQLFDINIIIGLIGIIRLFALIKVLQTTSRGVRRYPQKTKLDYATVILFLILILGSYIFYLVEKGVNPTVTSYDSAIWYSIVSMTTTGYGDIVPVTAIGHIIGVIVILTGMSYVSLVTATLAYSFIDLFRKESRKAIEKVGKNTEGFKKRFDNYEEKLDKILERMDEIEKKIDENKK, encoded by the coding sequence ATGGATAGACACTATAGAATAATATTTGAAGCTATATTATCAATTTTAATACTCCTGGAACTTTTATTTCTGATCCTGATATCCATAGGATTTGTAGCAAGCATAACAAGTACTTCTGTATACACCTTTGGTATCTGGGACGTTGCAATTGGAATTTTAATCATCTTTGATCTGGTGTTTTTCAGGATAATCAAAGGGGATCAGGGAAAGGACAACTTCCTTAGAAATAACTGGGCATTCATCATAGCAGGAATTCCATTGTATTTCATAAGCTTTAATTTGTTACAGTTATTTGACATTAACATAATCATTGGACTGATAGGGATAATAAGGCTTTTTGCACTAATAAAAGTCCTTCAAACAACATCAAGGGGAGTTCGAAGATATCCCCAAAAAACAAAATTGGACTATGCAACTGTTATACTCTTTTTAATCTTGATATTGGGCTCCTACATATTTTACTTAGTTGAAAAAGGAGTGAACCCCACTGTCACAAGTTATGACTCTGCAATATGGTATTCAATTGTTTCCATGACAACCACGGGCTATGGGGATATAGTTCCTGTAACAGCAATAGGCCACATAATAGGGGTTATAGTAATATTAACTGGAATGTCATATGTGAGTCTTGTTACAGCCACACTTGCATATTCATTCATAGATCTCTTTAGAAAGGAAAGTAGAAAGGCCATTGAAAAAGTTGGAAAGAATACCGAGGGATTCAAAAAAAGATTCGACAACTACGAAGAAAAACTCGACAAGATACTGGAGAGAATGGATGAAATCGAGAAAAAAATTGATGAAAACAAAAAATAA
- a CDS encoding DUF5518 domain-containing protein, which translates to MNLNWRVMGIVFVVTLIIVMLTGNYLPKGVGFLGPILGGLIAGYLVGGNYTDGIVNGGIPVGLAGLLYSTGILAINGNTITTTLNTLIYNVSHVELLVSVIFASFLFYL; encoded by the coding sequence ATGAACTTAAACTGGAGGGTAATGGGCATTGTATTTGTGGTTACATTAATCATTGTAATGCTTACTGGAAATTACCTTCCAAAGGGTGTTGGTTTTTTAGGGCCAATACTAGGCGGGTTAATTGCAGGTTATTTGGTTGGTGGGAATTATACCGATGGAATTGTTAATGGAGGAATTCCTGTAGGTTTAGCCGGACTCTTATACTCTACTGGGATTTTGGCTATTAATGGAAACACCATAACCACAACGTTGAATACTCTAATTTACAATGTATCACATGTAGAACTCTTGGTTAGTGTGATATTTGCAAGTTTCCTATTTTATTTGTAA
- a CDS encoding helix-turn-helix transcriptional regulator, which produces MKTRMKEYRARYNLTQAQLAEKVGVRRETIVFLEKGKYNPSLKLAHDIAKILRVKIEDIFIFENDEKKD; this is translated from the coding sequence ATGAAAACCCGCATGAAAGAATATCGCGCAAGATACAACCTTACTCAAGCCCAACTAGCTGAAAAAGTAGGAGTTAGAAGAGAAACCATTGTTTTCTTGGAGAAAGGAAAGTACAACCCTTCCCTAAAATTAGCACATGATATAGCCAAGATTCTTAGAGTAAAAATAGAAGATATATTTATCTTTGAAAATGACGAAAAAAAGGATTAA
- a CDS encoding epoxyqueuosine reductase: MDEFDMMQIYDPPLLGVAGASDQLWEIMKEPNVVGPDHLTPKEWLSEANSVISYFLPFTEEIRSSNRLEGLPSKEWLYGRCEGEMFNDAVRLLIIDEIEVVEGKALAPALDKRFTINNYISNWSERHVAFIAGLGTFSLSHSLITNFGTAGRIGSVIVDLELEPKPRLYQEVEEYCSKCGTCINRCPPRAITENNKDEGSCSHHLDKILELNKSRYGCGKCQTAVPCEYSNPTKLNLITKK; the protein is encoded by the coding sequence GTGGACGAGTTTGATATGATGCAGATATATGATCCTCCGTTGCTTGGAGTAGCAGGAGCATCTGATCAGCTCTGGGAAATAATGAAAGAACCAAATGTAGTTGGGCCAGATCATTTAACACCAAAAGAATGGTTATCCGAAGCAAATTCAGTTATTTCTTACTTTTTACCGTTTACAGAAGAGATTCGCAGTTCTAATCGGTTGGAAGGGCTACCATCTAAAGAATGGCTTTATGGGCGTTGTGAAGGGGAAATGTTTAATGATGCGGTACGACTTTTAATCATTGATGAAATAGAAGTAGTAGAGGGAAAGGCACTGGCTCCTGCTCTAGATAAACGTTTTACTATCAATAATTATATAAGTAATTGGTCAGAACGCCATGTTGCTTTCATTGCAGGGCTCGGGACGTTCAGTTTGAGTCATTCATTGATCACCAATTTTGGGACTGCAGGCCGTATTGGTAGTGTTATTGTGGATTTGGAACTTGAACCTAAACCACGTCTGTATCAAGAAGTAGAGGAGTATTGTTCTAAATGTGGCACATGCATTAACCGGTGTCCGCCTCGAGCAATAACTGAAAACAATAAAGATGAGGGATCTTGTTCTCATCATCTGGATAAAATTCTTGAATTAAATAAGTCAAGATATGGATGTGGTAAATGTCAAACTGCGGTTCCTTGTGAATATAGCAATCCTACAAAGCTAAATTTAATAACGAAGAAGTAA
- a CDS encoding cation diffusion facilitator family transporter — MVNKLQNVDIRAKVGRKASFVAIFGNIFLTMFNFLVGFLSGSTALVAEGTHTLSDVITSLMAYVGFRIGMRPADEEHLYGHGRAEPIVGLIIVVFLGIVAFEILSEVYKKFMLGEAMTPPGLIAAVMALIGIFINYAMTNYLVKTGKRINSPVLIADGRHQSVDIFSCAAVLIGVIGSRFGFTFLDPIVAIFIAFMVLKTAFQLACDNVNSIMGKLPYPLIVEDVKSVVLSLKDVKGVHDVKINNMGPYSSAELHIELDKDLNLQESHKIAHKVEELIINKIEIIKMVTVHTCPTEDKCEIK; from the coding sequence GTGGTGAACAAATTGCAAAATGTAGATATTAGAGCAAAAGTAGGCCGAAAGGCGTCATTTGTAGCCATATTTGGCAATATATTTCTCACTATGTTCAATTTTTTGGTGGGTTTTCTATCAGGTAGTACTGCCTTGGTTGCGGAGGGGACCCACACATTATCTGATGTTATCACATCATTAATGGCTTATGTGGGATTTAGAATTGGAATGAGACCTGCAGATGAAGAACACTTGTATGGACATGGAAGGGCAGAACCGATAGTCGGACTTATAATTGTAGTATTCTTAGGAATAGTGGCCTTTGAAATACTCTCTGAAGTCTATAAGAAATTTATGTTAGGGGAAGCCATGACACCACCAGGTTTAATTGCTGCGGTTATGGCGTTAATTGGTATTTTTATAAATTATGCTATGACTAATTATCTAGTTAAAACCGGGAAAAGGATTAATAGTCCAGTTCTAATTGCTGACGGCCGTCACCAGTCAGTTGACATATTCTCTTGTGCTGCTGTTCTAATAGGGGTAATTGGCTCCAGATTTGGATTCACGTTCCTAGATCCGATAGTAGCAATATTTATCGCTTTCATGGTTCTTAAAACTGCGTTTCAGCTAGCATGTGATAATGTAAACTCGATAATGGGTAAACTACCTTATCCATTAATAGTTGAAGATGTTAAATCAGTAGTATTATCTTTAAAAGATGTTAAAGGCGTTCATGATGTTAAAATAAATAATATGGGTCCATATTCTTCCGCAGAACTACATATTGAACTAGATAAAGATTTAAATCTTCAAGAAAGCCATAAAATCGCACATAAAGTAGAAGAATTAATTATTAACAAAATAGAAATCATAAAAATGGTCACAGTTCATACGTGCCCAACTGAAGACAAATGTGAAATTAAATAA
- a CDS encoding DUF4013 domain-containing protein: MNIIGNISDSLQFPIKNWVKMIILGIILIIPIVNFIGLGYYLRIIKSTLAGLDELPNFLGVGELFIDGIKLLIVGIIYAIVPLILYALSFAFPGPIFLIIAIISAIIISIFAYMGMANMAYYNSEIGAALRYREILDRITAIGWGKYMLWWIIMMIIITGAGSIIGIVGGILLFFVGGFLVFLLGYSYLAIFQARSIALIFASSENTRYMNKKNHARLNN, from the coding sequence ATGAATATTATTGGAAACATAAGTGATTCTCTGCAATTTCCCATTAAAAATTGGGTAAAGATGATCATACTAGGAATAATTTTGATAATTCCAATCGTGAACTTTATTGGCCTGGGATATTATTTAAGAATTATAAAATCAACTTTAGCTGGTTTAGATGAACTTCCAAATTTTTTAGGTGTTGGAGAACTGTTTATTGATGGTATAAAACTTTTAATAGTCGGTATAATCTACGCAATTGTACCCTTAATTTTATATGCACTCTCATTTGCCTTTCCAGGCCCGATATTTCTCATAATTGCCATTATTTCTGCCATAATAATCAGTATATTTGCATATATGGGCATGGCTAACATGGCTTACTATAACAGTGAAATAGGTGCGGCATTGAGATATCGTGAAATACTAGATAGAATTACAGCAATTGGATGGGGAAAATACATGCTTTGGTGGATAATAATGATGATAATTATAACAGGTGCAGGATCTATCATTGGTATAGTTGGAGGAATTCTGTTATTCTTTGTCGGGGGTTTCCTTGTCTTTTTATTGGGATATAGCTACTTAGCAATATTCCAAGCAAGATCCATTGCATTGATATTTGCTTCAAGCGAAAATACAAGATATATGAACAAGAAGAACCATGCACGATTGAATAATTAA